A stretch of Kaistella flava (ex Peng et al. 2021) DNA encodes these proteins:
- a CDS encoding thiopeptide-type bacteriocin biosynthesis protein has protein sequence MKTRKFSPGSEWIYLKIYCGVKTSDIILQEAITPLIGDLKKQNLIEKWFFIRYNDTKPHLRFRVRLFDKVNYHIVLDLINSKLKEFIDSGEISNIVIDTYSRELERYGIDTIGFAEELFFKSSELVLNFLDYDDEEKIMVSLFYIELILSEFKISEAGKLKLFTNSNDAFKKEFNSDKNLNNQLKKKFLEFKPEYEEFISSDEFAEIRNLILENASMIRLISEKIIGYDFNFLDSFFASIFHMHINRMFISNQRLFEMLVYDYLVRYNNMKMLENKILT, from the coding sequence ATGAAAACCAGAAAATTCTCTCCAGGAAGCGAATGGATCTATTTGAAAATATATTGTGGAGTAAAAACTTCCGACATTATTTTACAGGAAGCTATAACTCCTTTAATTGGCGACTTAAAAAAACAAAATCTAATTGAAAAATGGTTCTTTATTCGGTATAATGATACCAAACCACATTTAAGATTTCGAGTTCGATTATTTGATAAAGTCAATTATCATATAGTTTTGGATTTAATAAATTCAAAACTAAAAGAATTTATAGATTCCGGAGAAATATCAAATATTGTCATAGATACTTATAGCAGAGAATTAGAACGATATGGTATAGATACAATAGGATTTGCAGAGGAATTATTTTTCAAAAGCAGTGAGTTGGTTCTGAATTTTTTAGATTATGATGATGAAGAGAAGATTATGGTTTCACTGTTTTATATTGAACTGATACTTTCGGAGTTTAAAATATCCGAAGCAGGAAAATTAAAATTGTTTACCAATTCTAATGATGCTTTTAAAAAAGAGTTCAATTCAGATAAAAATCTAAATAACCAGTTGAAGAAAAAATTCTTAGAGTTCAAACCAGAATATGAGGAGTTTATTAGTTCTGACGAATTTGCAGAGATTAGAAATTTAATTCTTGAAAATGCTTCAATGATTAGACTTATCTCAGAAAAAATAATAGGATATGATTTCAACTTTTTGGATTCTTTTTTCGCAAGTATTTTCCACATGCACATTAATAGAATGTTTATTTCTAATCAAAGGTTGTTTGAAATGCTTGTTTATGACTATTTGGTTAGATATAATAATATGAAGATGTTAGAAAACAAAATATTGACATAA
- a CDS encoding alpha/beta hydrolase family protein, which produces MKKIFYVYLLLFSGLFCAQNSSVNLEQTFPGKIEGYTIKNKNGQSVFKDEYKYLDSVNIYGYNYSSYDNLTIRGFLIEPKKKGTYPVIIFNRGGNKELGAVTIPVLTNFLSKIATKGFIIIGSQLRGSGRSEGKDEFGGKDIGDVMKLFEIIDHQSNADPKRIGMLGVSRGSMTNFLVLKDTDRIMANATIGGIADLNQKDRPEMYELYKELIPDFEKNPKKELDKRSSLLSIPLIKNKNLKNFIIHGANDERVNVDNAFLLFNALKSNNFSTRLLIYEDANHGINNNTNDLISQIISYFRIYLYVK; this is translated from the coding sequence ATGAAAAAAATATTTTATGTTTACTTATTACTATTCTCAGGACTGTTTTGTGCTCAAAATTCATCAGTTAATTTAGAACAAACCTTTCCTGGAAAAATAGAAGGATATACTATAAAAAATAAAAACGGACAATCCGTTTTCAAAGATGAATACAAGTATCTGGATTCCGTAAATATTTACGGCTATAATTATTCCTCCTATGACAATCTTACAATCAGAGGATTTCTAATTGAGCCAAAAAAGAAAGGAACATATCCTGTGATTATTTTTAATCGTGGAGGGAACAAAGAATTGGGAGCAGTTACGATACCTGTGTTGACTAATTTTCTCTCAAAAATTGCAACAAAAGGATTTATTATTATTGGTTCACAATTACGTGGAAGCGGTAGAAGTGAAGGAAAAGATGAATTTGGAGGAAAAGACATCGGAGATGTGATGAAGTTATTTGAAATCATTGATCATCAAAGTAATGCTGACCCAAAAAGAATCGGAATGCTGGGGGTAAGTCGTGGCTCTATGACCAATTTTTTGGTTCTGAAAGACACGGATAGAATAATGGCAAATGCTACCATTGGTGGAATTGCTGACTTAAACCAAAAAGACAGACCGGAAATGTATGAGTTGTATAAAGAACTCATTCCCGATTTTGAAAAAAATCCTAAAAAGGAGTTAGATAAGCGTTCATCATTACTTTCAATTCCATTAATAAAAAATAAAAATTTGAAGAATTTTATCATTCACGGAGCCAATGATGAACGGGTCAATGTAGATAATGCTTTCCTCTTATTTAATGCATTGAAATCTAATAATTTTTCGACAAGATTATTGATTTATGAAGATGCTAATCATGGCATCAACAATAATACAAATGACCTTATTAGCCAAATAATAAGTTATTTCAGAATCTATTTATATGTAAAATAG
- the gwsG gene encoding grasp-with-spasm system ATP-grasp peptide maturase: MIIIFSKNYGENTTDDVLNWLYHHKKNNEVIVRINGDDLLNKDFYIDISNSEFNFNNQKIDNQIVNTIWFRRSFDEDFINIEPKIFNEFDNNKTLQNHLLSELGTIYRFLESFLDNSVWINKYSESINKLKTLKLAEKHGLNIPHTYITNKIEIINKLIIENNLITKPISDAVTFYDSDSHYMMYTSEVSEIKKEGYIFPTKVQNKIEKKFELRIFYLNDIFYSMAIFSQNDNKTRVDFRNYNRQKGNRNVPYQLPINIESSLREIVKDLNLKTCSIDMIVSKDEKYYFLEVNPVGQFGMVSKPCNYYLEEQMSLFILKNYEKSRNEIKK, encoded by the coding sequence ATGATAATTATTTTTAGTAAAAATTACGGAGAGAATACAACAGATGATGTTTTAAATTGGTTGTATCATCATAAAAAAAACAATGAAGTAATAGTTCGAATAAATGGTGATGATTTACTAAATAAAGACTTTTATATTGACATTTCCAATTCTGAATTTAATTTTAATAATCAAAAAATTGATAACCAAATTGTAAATACTATTTGGTTTAGACGCAGTTTTGATGAAGATTTTATAAACATTGAACCTAAAATTTTTAATGAATTTGATAATAATAAAACTCTACAAAATCATTTATTATCCGAATTAGGAACAATATATAGGTTTTTAGAATCGTTTTTAGACAATTCAGTTTGGATAAACAAATACAGTGAAAGTATAAATAAGTTGAAAACTCTTAAACTCGCTGAGAAACATGGTCTAAATATTCCTCACACATATATAACTAATAAAATAGAGATTATCAACAAATTAATAATAGAAAACAATCTAATTACAAAGCCAATAAGCGATGCTGTAACATTTTATGATAGTGATTCTCATTATATGATGTATACAAGTGAAGTAAGTGAAATCAAAAAAGAGGGCTATATTTTTCCTACCAAAGTTCAAAATAAAATTGAAAAAAAATTTGAGCTTAGAATATTCTACCTAAATGATATTTTTTATTCTATGGCTATATTTTCTCAAAATGATAATAAAACTAGGGTGGATTTTAGAAATTACAATAGACAAAAAGGAAATAGAAATGTACCTTATCAACTACCAATAAATATAGAATCAAGTTTAAGAGAAATTGTTAAAGATTTAAATCTGAAAACTTGCTCGATAGATATGATAGTTTCAAAAGATGAAAAGTATTATTTTCTTGAAGTAAATCCTGTAGGGCAGTTTGGAATGGTTTCCAAACCATGTAACTATTATTTAGAGGAACAAATGTCATTGTTTATATTAAAAAATTATGAAAAAAGTAGAAACGAAATTAAAAAATAA
- a CDS encoding helix-turn-helix domain-containing protein translates to MKNMRYFFLLFIGYCNLLYSQNSLFENLNKYSYEELENKFYSYKDNNENEESRIIAEFYIKKAKKENKDKKYIAEGYVLNHYNKDLPVALKYIDSLEIISKNLQDEIYPARIYLFKGMLYYNADNLKLALENYVTALKYAKEKKNTRQIAIADLQIAYLNGYIGKPQEAAKVLKYYYDNSGSLTNEDIQHIQINLASSYLDIDEFGKAEKLIKNGLHYTLKNNEYVRYNRYLSLSGQYYLLTKQYPKSIEILEKTKAYFLKNNIDLDANYAMLYLGQSYAESKNKDKAVENYIKIDSIVQKTNNTFPELRDVYSYLIDYYKEKKDKEKQLYYIDRFLKINSILDTQFRYISRELPKKYDMPKLLSEKEEIIKELKNKKYLSYTTIGILCLLLIFIMILFVKAKRKENEYKEIARDLIKSVSEKSHSTENKTENEVIANQEIFDSEKNKLPDEIVEHILKELKMFEEKEQYLKTGIVVDNLAKKFKTNSSYLSKVVNIYKEKSFPNYLNDLRIDYALIRLVNDKKLRSYNFSVIATEFGYNNEQAFANAFKKRTGTTLSTYLKEIESQP, encoded by the coding sequence ATGAAAAATATGAGATATTTTTTCCTTTTGTTCATTGGATATTGCAATCTACTATATTCCCAAAATAGTTTATTTGAAAACTTGAATAAATATTCCTACGAAGAATTAGAAAATAAATTTTATAGTTATAAGGATAATAATGAAAACGAAGAATCTCGAATAATTGCAGAGTTTTATATTAAAAAAGCAAAGAAAGAAAATAAAGATAAAAAGTATATAGCCGAAGGATACGTACTGAATCATTACAATAAAGACTTACCGGTCGCATTAAAATATATAGATAGTTTAGAGATAATCAGTAAAAATTTACAAGATGAAATATATCCAGCTCGAATTTATTTATTTAAAGGCATGCTATATTATAACGCTGATAATCTAAAGTTAGCTCTAGAAAATTATGTTACTGCATTAAAATATGCAAAAGAAAAAAAGAACACACGACAAATTGCAATTGCAGATTTACAAATTGCATATTTGAATGGTTATATCGGGAAACCACAGGAAGCCGCTAAGGTTTTGAAGTACTATTATGACAATTCAGGTTCTTTAACAAATGAAGACATACAACACATCCAAATAAATTTAGCAAGTTCTTATTTGGATATTGATGAATTTGGAAAAGCAGAAAAATTAATAAAAAATGGTCTTCATTATACGCTAAAAAATAATGAGTATGTAAGATATAATAGATATTTATCCTTATCGGGACAGTATTATTTATTAACGAAGCAATATCCTAAATCAATTGAAATATTAGAAAAGACCAAAGCCTATTTTTTAAAAAATAATATTGATTTGGATGCTAATTATGCAATGTTGTATTTAGGACAATCTTATGCTGAATCAAAAAACAAAGACAAAGCTGTAGAAAATTACATCAAAATTGACTCTATTGTTCAAAAAACAAATAATACTTTTCCGGAACTTCGGGATGTTTATAGTTATTTAATTGATTATTATAAAGAGAAAAAGGACAAAGAAAAACAACTTTATTATATTGATAGATTTCTTAAAATCAATTCCATTTTAGACACCCAGTTCAGATATATTTCTCGTGAGCTTCCGAAAAAATATGATATGCCAAAACTTTTATCTGAAAAAGAAGAGATTATAAAAGAATTAAAAAACAAAAAATATTTATCTTATACTACTATAGGAATATTGTGTTTGCTATTGATATTCATTATGATTCTGTTCGTTAAGGCAAAAAGAAAAGAAAATGAATATAAAGAAATTGCGCGAGACCTCATAAAGTCTGTCAGCGAGAAAAGTCATTCTACTGAAAATAAAACTGAAAATGAAGTCATTGCTAATCAAGAAATTTTTGATTCTGAAAAAAATAAATTGCCAGATGAAATAGTAGAACATATTTTAAAGGAATTAAAAATGTTTGAGGAAAAAGAACAATATTTAAAAACTGGTATTGTAGTAGACAATCTTGCTAAAAAATTTAAAACTAATTCTTCCTACCTATCTAAGGTAGTAAACATATACAAAGAAAAAAGTTTTCCCAATTATTTAAACGATTTGCGTATTGATTATGCTTTAATCAGATTAGTAAACGATAAAAAGTTACGTTCTTATAATTTTTCAGTTATAGCCACTGAATTTGGCTATAATAATGAACAAGCATTTGCAAATGCGTTCAAAAAAAGAACAGGAACAACTCTTTCTACATACTTGAAAGAGATTGAAAGCCAGCCCTAA
- a CDS encoding lantibiotic dehydratase family protein: protein MPRFPYTFFDNFVVRVPLLSYKEFQNIFSENTNDEKLQEIFRRTSFKESIYLASSDLYLEMEKLIDSNIDFNESSRYRLKNTLLKYFNRMSTRCTPFGLFSSVGIGYFDKEHSFPEKDSDWKRLRETKFDMYFSVALSQYLLSIQDIKNKLLFFPNNSIYKVGNKIRYIEHESKGMKRDYVISSAPLSQELEKILKYSNEGKTVPEMIAILNSDNITSEESFEYIKELIENRVIVSEMEPNISGVDFLDSIIFILNRIGAEKEKNILLDIKNQLSKLDNCFENSVSSYDEIEKSIQTLNIEYEKKYLFQTDLYFDNQIGLSYHWKKEMKKGISFLNKITLNNSQNSLLEKFKVAFYERFENEEIPLAFALDTETGIGYRQNVQSAGIHPYIEDLIIPFSSKNRKLDISLNPVQIILNQKIQAAIAENKFSIQLSDEDFPEFEEEWNDLSDTLYFMTEIVSDDNSQKLYLNFGSANAGRLLTRFDSEISKIRDLVKEISKKENDLKTEQILAEIIHLPEARIGNILKRPQMRNYEIPYLAKSLLPVENQIPVDDLLLSIKNDRLFLRSKSHDKEIVPYLTNAHNYSANSLPVYHFLCDLSSQNIRSGLSFDWGDLGKVYQFLPRVEYGNIILSKARWKISTEEIKRFLRLNQEQIMIEIENWRGIRQIPQWIQWVKADNTLLINFKNWELVNLFFASIKNEKEVFIEEFLCNKKQNYTSQFIFPLYENLK, encoded by the coding sequence ATGCCACGTTTCCCTTATACTTTTTTTGACAATTTTGTTGTCAGAGTACCACTATTATCTTATAAAGAATTTCAAAATATTTTTTCTGAAAACACAAATGATGAAAAATTACAAGAAATCTTTAGAAGAACTTCATTCAAGGAATCAATCTATTTGGCTTCTTCCGATTTGTATTTGGAAATGGAAAAGTTAATAGACAGCAATATTGATTTTAATGAAAGTTCAAGATATAGATTAAAAAATACTCTTCTGAAATATTTTAACAGAATGAGTACACGTTGCACTCCATTTGGTTTGTTCTCCAGTGTTGGAATTGGATATTTTGATAAAGAGCATTCATTTCCTGAAAAAGATTCAGATTGGAAAAGATTGAGAGAAACCAAATTTGATATGTATTTTTCAGTAGCACTCTCACAATACTTACTTTCAATTCAGGATATCAAAAACAAACTTTTGTTTTTTCCAAACAACAGCATCTATAAGGTTGGTAATAAAATTCGATATATTGAGCACGAATCCAAAGGAATGAAAAGAGATTATGTTATTTCTTCCGCTCCTCTTTCTCAGGAATTAGAAAAAATATTGAAATATTCAAATGAAGGAAAGACAGTTCCTGAAATGATTGCAATTTTAAATAGTGATAATATAACTTCGGAAGAATCTTTCGAATATATTAAGGAATTGATTGAAAATCGGGTAATTGTAAGTGAAATGGAACCAAATATTTCCGGAGTGGATTTTTTGGATTCAATCATTTTTATTTTGAACCGTATAGGAGCAGAGAAAGAAAAAAATATTTTGCTTGACATCAAAAACCAACTTTCAAAACTTGACAATTGCTTTGAAAATTCGGTTTCTTCTTATGACGAAATCGAAAAAAGTATTCAGACTTTGAACATTGAATATGAAAAAAAATATCTTTTTCAAACTGACCTTTACTTTGACAATCAAATTGGATTATCTTATCATTGGAAAAAAGAAATGAAGAAAGGTATTTCATTTCTGAATAAAATTACTTTAAACAATTCCCAAAATTCACTACTCGAAAAATTCAAAGTTGCATTTTACGAAAGGTTTGAAAATGAAGAAATTCCATTAGCTTTTGCGTTGGATACCGAAACTGGAATTGGTTACAGGCAAAATGTTCAATCTGCGGGCATTCATCCTTACATAGAAGATTTAATAATCCCGTTTTCTTCAAAAAACAGGAAATTGGACATTAGTTTGAACCCTGTTCAGATTATTTTAAATCAAAAAATACAGGCTGCAATTGCTGAAAATAAGTTTTCCATACAACTTTCAGATGAAGATTTTCCGGAATTTGAAGAAGAATGGAATGATTTGTCCGACACTTTATATTTTATGACTGAAATCGTTTCAGATGATAATTCTCAAAAATTGTATCTGAACTTTGGAAGTGCAAATGCAGGTAGATTATTAACAAGATTTGACTCGGAAATATCAAAAATTAGAGATTTAGTTAAAGAAATTTCCAAAAAAGAAAACGATTTAAAAACCGAACAAATTTTAGCGGAAATCATTCATCTTCCAGAAGCAAGAATAGGAAATATTCTAAAGCGACCACAAATGAGAAACTATGAGATTCCCTATTTGGCAAAATCTCTTTTGCCTGTAGAAAATCAAATTCCTGTTGATGATTTATTACTTTCTATAAAAAACGATAGGTTGTTTCTTCGGTCAAAATCACACGATAAAGAGATTGTACCTTATCTTACTAATGCTCATAATTATTCTGCCAATTCGTTGCCTGTTTACCATTTTTTATGTGATTTAAGCTCTCAAAACATTCGATCGGGACTGTCTTTTGATTGGGGTGATTTAGGTAAAGTTTATCAATTCTTACCAAGAGTAGAATATGGCAATATTATTCTATCGAAAGCCCGATGGAAAATTTCTACAGAAGAGATAAAACGTTTTTTACGCTTGAATCAAGAGCAAATAATGATTGAAATCGAAAATTGGAGAGGAATAAGACAAATTCCACAATGGATTCAATGGGTAAAGGCAGATAATACTTTGCTAATAAACTTTAAAAATTGGGAATTGGTCAACCTTTTTTTTGCATCAATCAAAAACGAAAAAGAAGTTTTTATTGAGGAATTCCTCTGTAATAAAAAGCAAAATTACACGAGTCAATTCATATTTCCACTCTATGAAAATCTAAAATGA
- the gwsS gene encoding grasp-with-spasm system SPASM domain peptide maturase, whose protein sequence is MTYFNRFACCLVNYGHTRSIICDTQRNNYYFIPNSLYILLTEEFPNFSIEEIYDNYGEENEKHLKDYLNFLLVNEIGFIDTQIIKELIPLNLNYKVAEPISSIIIDLSKESFFLEDSFQIAKFIDTNRIKQLQIRCYDLIDLNTFFKFLNNLSKTTLKGIEIILPYEMKLENRLISKNIIKSNDKINTLIYFGCDKNKQDKYLNRIIIYVEDKIINKKNCGLISSNYFNSNLETYTLSNNHNSCLHKKISIDSEGNIRNCPSMPQSFGNIKDTTLEEALNHKDFKKYWNLTKDNIEVCKDCEFRYICTDCRAYTERKHTNKDGLDTSKPLKCGYNPYNGEWEEWSKNPLKEKAINYYGIQELVKKL, encoded by the coding sequence ATGACTTATTTCAATAGATTTGCTTGTTGCTTGGTAAATTATGGGCATACAAGGAGTATAATTTGCGATACACAAAGAAATAATTATTACTTTATTCCAAATTCTCTCTATATTTTACTTACTGAAGAGTTTCCAAATTTTTCCATTGAAGAAATTTATGACAATTATGGAGAAGAAAATGAAAAACACTTAAAAGATTATTTAAATTTTTTATTAGTAAATGAAATAGGGTTTATAGATACCCAAATCATAAAAGAACTAATTCCTTTAAATTTAAATTATAAGGTTGCTGAACCAATTTCTAGTATAATAATTGATTTAAGTAAAGAATCTTTTTTTCTTGAAGATTCATTTCAAATTGCAAAATTTATTGATACAAATAGAATAAAACAATTACAAATTAGATGTTATGATTTAATTGATTTAAATACGTTTTTTAAATTTTTGAATAACCTATCTAAAACAACTCTAAAAGGTATTGAAATAATCCTACCTTATGAAATGAAATTAGAAAATAGATTAATAAGTAAAAACATTATTAAGTCAAATGATAAAATTAATACATTGATTTATTTTGGATGTGATAAAAATAAACAAGATAAATATTTGAATAGAATTATAATTTATGTTGAGGATAAAATTATAAATAAAAAAAATTGCGGATTGATTTCTTCAAACTATTTTAATTCTAATCTCGAAACATATACTTTATCCAACAACCACAACTCCTGTCTCCACAAAAAAATTTCCATAGACTCTGAAGGTAACATTAGAAACTGCCCTTCCATGCCTCAAAGCTTTGGCAATATAAAAGATACTACGTTAGAAGAAGCTCTCAATCACAAAGATTTCAAAAAATATTGGAATCTTACAAAAGACAACATAGAAGTCTGCAAAGATTGCGAATTTCGTTATATCTGCACAGATTGCAGAGCTTACACAGAAAGAAAACATACCAACAAAGACGGTTTAGACACTTCAAAACCGCTGAAATGTGGCTACAATCCTTACAACGGAGAATGGGAAGAATGGAGTAAAAATCCGTTAAAAGAAAAAGCCATAAACTATTATGGAATACAGGAACTGGTAAAAAAATTGTAA
- a CDS encoding prolyl oligopeptidase family serine peptidase yields the protein MQKIIFIIACLLAKYMVAQKGNPAPSLPVIDEYFGNKIVDEYRNLENLKDLSTIKWMKSQTDYAISVINKIPNKNFYLNKRLEFDKRQGFSVSDLNITSNDKYFYLKTNAGEKSAKVYYRNGFNGKEEILYDPANFSSSIKSTTEKLKHRFVINLLSPSWDGSKLAISLTENGKEFSEVIVMDVGKKYIHPEIITNTDPSNIGGIRWLEDNSGFFYISYPTIDSSSKEYGKNTQSVLYKIGQDPQKLNVVLSNPNNPNLRIEKTAFPAVLSFNSDDKYYIGILVDSEDFRNTFIISKKDLLEGKKNWKSLYTKEDKVQNISLANDEIYFLSGYNSLNYKLCKTSTNNPNFRNPEVLVPENKDEVITSYKITKDGVYFTRTKNGVEAKLYLYKDGKETNIKTPFVAGNIYLEAKGKDFSDIWISCSGWANEEQRFKYDLQTNSFISENLTPTIEYPEFKDVVVEEITIKSYDGVEVPLSLIHNKNIRKDGNTPVLINGYGAFAESYYPYFSLSYLLWVNQGGMIVVPHVRGGGEKGEQWHIDGQKLKKPNSWKDLIACTEFLIAQHYTSPKKIALLGGSAGGILMGRAMTERPDLFAAIMIESGSLNTLRKEFSGGTGNTTVQEYGSVNDLEGFMALKEMDAYHHIEKGGKYPATLITAGINDPIVTPWISVKFAAKLLSNNTSVNPVLLKIDYEGGHATSNSAVQRYANIGDLFAFAFWQLGHPDYQPKD from the coding sequence ATGCAGAAAATAATATTTATCATTGCTTGTCTTTTAGCTAAATATATGGTTGCTCAAAAAGGCAATCCTGCTCCATCTTTACCAGTTATAGATGAATATTTTGGCAATAAAATTGTTGATGAATACAGAAATTTAGAAAACTTGAAAGATTTATCCACCATTAAATGGATGAAATCTCAGACAGATTATGCTATTTCTGTAATCAATAAAATCCCAAATAAAAATTTTTATCTGAACAAAAGATTGGAATTTGATAAAAGACAAGGTTTTTCCGTTTCGGATTTAAACATTACAAGCAATGATAAATATTTTTATCTTAAAACAAATGCCGGTGAGAAGTCGGCAAAAGTATATTACAGAAATGGATTTAATGGAAAAGAAGAAATACTTTATGATCCAGCAAATTTTAGCTCTTCAATTAAAAGTACAACGGAAAAATTAAAACATCGGTTTGTAATCAATCTATTGAGTCCGAGTTGGGATGGAAGCAAATTAGCCATTTCCTTAACAGAAAATGGTAAAGAATTTTCCGAAGTCATTGTAATGGACGTAGGAAAAAAATATATTCATCCTGAAATTATCACAAATACAGATCCTTCGAATATTGGAGGAATCAGATGGCTGGAAGACAATTCTGGCTTTTTCTATATTTCATATCCCACCATTGACAGCAGTTCTAAAGAATATGGAAAAAATACACAGTCCGTTTTATACAAAATAGGGCAAGATCCTCAAAAATTAAATGTAGTATTATCTAATCCGAACAATCCCAATCTTAGAATAGAAAAAACGGCGTTTCCTGCTGTTTTGTCATTCAATTCTGATGACAAATACTATATAGGGATTTTAGTGGATTCTGAAGACTTTAGAAACACATTCATAATTAGCAAGAAAGATCTTTTAGAAGGCAAAAAAAACTGGAAATCATTATATACTAAAGAAGATAAGGTACAAAACATAAGCTTAGCAAATGATGAAATTTACTTTTTATCCGGATATAATTCTTTGAATTATAAATTGTGTAAAACCAGTACGAACAATCCCAATTTCAGAAATCCAGAAGTATTGGTTCCCGAAAATAAGGATGAAGTAATAACAAGTTACAAAATAACCAAAGATGGGGTTTACTTTACAAGAACTAAAAATGGCGTAGAAGCCAAACTATATTTATACAAAGATGGAAAAGAAACTAATATAAAAACTCCTTTTGTAGCAGGAAATATTTATTTAGAAGCAAAAGGGAAAGATTTTTCAGATATTTGGATTAGCTGTTCAGGTTGGGCAAATGAAGAACAACGATTTAAATATGACTTACAAACCAATTCGTTTATTTCTGAAAATCTTACTCCAACTATTGAATACCCAGAATTTAAAGATGTTGTTGTTGAGGAAATTACTATAAAATCTTATGATGGCGTAGAAGTCCCATTATCTTTAATTCATAATAAAAACATTAGAAAAGATGGTAATACTCCTGTACTTATTAATGGTTATGGTGCTTTTGCAGAATCCTATTATCCCTATTTTTCTTTGAGTTATTTATTATGGGTTAACCAAGGAGGTATGATTGTAGTTCCGCACGTAAGAGGTGGCGGAGAAAAAGGAGAACAGTGGCATATTGACGGACAAAAATTGAAAAAGCCCAATTCTTGGAAAGATTTAATTGCTTGTACGGAATTTTTAATTGCACAGCACTATACATCACCAAAAAAAATAGCGCTTTTAGGAGGAAGTGCCGGTGGAATTTTAATGGGCAGAGCAATGACAGAAAGACCTGATTTATTTGCTGCAATAATGATAGAATCTGGAAGTCTAAATACATTAAGAAAAGAATTTTCAGGAGGAACTGGAAATACCACAGTTCAGGAATATGGTTCGGTAAATGATTTGGAAGGATTTATGGCTTTAAAAGAAATGGATGCCTATCATCATATAGAGAAAGGTGGAAAATATCCGGCGACTTTAATTACTGCAGGCATTAACGACCCTATCGTTACTCCCTGGATTTCGGTGAAATTTGCTGCAAAGTTATTATCAAATAATACCTCAGTTAATCCTGTATTATTAAAAATTGATTATGAGGGTGGCCATGCTACTAGTAATTCCGCAGTACAGAGATATGCAAATATAGGAGATCTTTTTGCATTCGCTTTTTGGCAACTTGGACATCCTGATTACCAACCAAAAGATTAG